TACCGTGGTAATGCGCTGGTTAGTAAGATGAAAGAGCTGATTCCGCGTCAGATGTTTGATGTCGCTATCCAAGCAGCGATTGGCAGCCAAATCATTGGTCGTAGTACGGTAAAAGCCATGCGTAAAGATGTCCTAGCTAAGTGTTATGGCGGTGACGTCTCGCGTAAGAAAAAGCTACTCTCGAAACAGAAAGCTGGTAAAAAGCGCATGAAGCAGGTGGGTAACGTGGAGATTCCACAGGAAGCCTTCCTAGCGGTATTGCAGGTAGACTAGATTGTTAATAAATGAATATCATGGCTGTTTTTACGGATGTCATCGTTGGATAAGTAGCTCGCTAATAGGCAATTAAGTATGGATTTTGATTTTAATTTGATTTTAGTGCCATTAACCATTGGCTTGGGTCTTATTTGGCTATTAGATAAGCTGACACTTAAACAACGTAAAACACGGGGTCGCGGTAAAGAGAGCTGGTTGGTACGCTGGGCATATGATTTTTTCCCGGTATTAGCAGTGGTGCTTATTGTGCGCTCATTCTTAATTGAGCCGTTTAATATTCCGTCGTCTTCCATGGTGCCGACCTTATATACAGGCGATTTCATTGCCGTCAATAAGTATGCTTATGGGGTACGTTTGCCGCTGACTTATAATAAAGTAATCGATACCGGTGCGCCTGAACATGGCGATGTGGCCGTTTTTCGTTATCCAGAGAACCCAAGTATTTATTATATCAAGCGCGTCATTGGTCTACCGGGTGATACGGTGAGTTATAATCAAGGTACGCTTGCGATTAATGACGTGCCTGTTGCTACTCAAGCTATGGATTTTGACGCCAATGCAGAGCTGACGTCACAGTTATATTCGGCAGGTCAAGTGGCTCCGGGTCAAATGCTGACGGAAGAGAATGCTGCTGCGATGGGTCAGCAAGAAGAAGGTGACGCACAATACTTTAAAGAGACCCAAGGTAAGCATGAGTATGTCGTGCGCTATTTGAATGGCATGAACAGCTCACAATATGCGCCATTTTTACAGCAACAGTCGCCAGAAGTGGTGAGCTCAGAAGGTAATGAGTGGCGTATTAACGTGCCTGAAGGTCAGTATTTTGTCATGGGTGATAACCGTGATCGCAGCGCGGATGGACGCTTTTGGGGCTTTGTGCCTGATGATAATTTAGCAGGAAAAGCGGTGTATATTTGGATGCATAAGCCGCCAGGTCTGCAGTTACCCACCTTTAAACGTAATGGCGCTATTGATTAATGGCATCAATGCTCTACGGATGGATTTATCGACAAACGTTTTGTGCTAATATTACAGCTATTTAATGTAATGATATCTAGCTTATAAATATGTACTAAAATATAGTAATTTATAAGCATGGTAAGTTACGAATATAGAAAATTTCCCGTTGAGAGGTATTATGGTGCAACAGTTATCTGGCTTATCTACACAGCGCGGTGCTAGTGTCACTAGTATCGTTTTTATTATCATCGCTTTGGGCGTTGCTGCTAAATTAATTGTTGCCATTGTGCCGGCACAAATTGCCGATTATCAGCTGACCAAAACCTTGGGTGCTCAGCTTCAAGAATCTAATAGCAAGAAAGAAACTGCTAAGCAGTTCGTTGTTCGTGTTGATAAGCAGTTGTCTATTAATGCGGATTACGATACCAAGGCTGAAGAGATATTTACCTTTAAAGATAAAAAAACAGGTCAGTTAGCTATTTATAAAAAATATGAAAAAACCCATACGCTCTTTGGTAATATTGATATTGTGAATCGCTTTGAAGGCGATATTGATCCTACAATAGCAGATTAATTCGATTTTTTAGAATCTAAACAGCAACGATTTAACAAGCCAGTACGCTATAAAACAGTTCTCTATGAGCTGGTTTTTTGTATTTAATATTTTTAAACGTTACTATTTGATGAGATTAAATAGTGCAACAAAAGGGATAATCATAAGCCACGCATGAAACCAACTTCGCAGTATCCTCAGGCGGTTCCTAATCCACCAAAAAATAGCCTATCTGATGACACGCTTGTTATTAGTTCAGAATTTATTCAACGCTTAGCAGTATTAACGCGCAAATTGGGTTATGTGTTTAATGATTTAAGCCTAGCAAAGCTGGCACTCACGCATCGCTCGTTCGATAGTAAAAAGAACTATGAACGCTTGGAGTTTTTGGGTGATGCCTTATTGGGGATGATTGTTGGTGAGGCGCTATATCATCGTTATCCGACCCAAAACGAAGGTCGTCTGACCCGTATGCGAGCGACGCTCGTTAGGCAAGAATCTTTAGTCATTATCGCTCAAAATCTAGAGCTGTCAAATCAGCTGATATTGGGGGTCGGTGAACGTAAAGGTGGCGGTCGCAATCGTGCTTCCATATTGGCAGATGCGGTAGAATCATTGATTGGTGCTATTTATCTAGACAGTCAAGATATGAATATCACGCGAGAATGTGTGCTTTCTTGGTATGGGGATTTGATTGATAATGTGAACGATCAAAAAGCCCTAAAAGATGCCAAGAGTCGTTTACAAGAATGGTTGCAGTCGAAGCAATTTGACTTACCACATTACGAGTTGATGGAAACACGCGGCAATGCCCCGCATCAACTATTTGTGGTACGCTGTCAGGTAAACATTATTAACTGTCCTGATATTACCGAATCTGGCGAAAGTCGCCGGATTGCTGAGCAAAAAGCTGCTGAGCTGATGATTAACCAGCTTCATAAGTTGCCAGGTGTGCCCAAAAAACGCCGCTAATAGCTTTTGTAATATGGCCCTGATTTTATAGTACTGCCTTAATAGTAACGCCGTTAAAATTATAATCTCTACATTTTAAAAAATGCTTATTCTTTAACGAATTAGTATTGCGATATTACATATTTTTAACTTGATAACAGTGCTGCTGTTTATGTCATATGAGCATACAGCAGTTTGACTGATGACAAACCCCATAGGATTACCCCATGAGCAATCACTCTGACTTGCCATTAAATAATGAAGATAATGCCACAAATATGACCGAAAATACTGACCTGAATGTAAGCCAAAATAATGTAGTAAAAGATAGCGTAGTGGAAAACGATACAGTAGATAACGATTCAGCAATTGAAGCATTTTTTTCACCAGATAATAGTAAACTTGCCGTTGAAGGTTTTAAAACCGGCTATGTCGCCATCGTTGGTCGCCCAAATGTCGGCAAATCAACGTTGATGAACCATTTATTGGGTCAAAAGCTTTCTATCACTTCGCGTAAACCACAAACGACTCGCCATCGTATCCACGGTATCTTGTCTAATGATGAGATGCAGGCAGTATTTGTCGACACTCCAGGTATTCATCGCAACGAAGTGCGTGCTATCAATGAGCGCATGAATAAAGCGGCCGTCTCTGCATTGGTAGATGTCGACTTAGTATTGTTTGTTGTTGATTCTGACCAATGGCGTGATGATGATTTACTGGTTCTACAAAAGCTTGGTGATACCAATCTAAATGTGGTTTTAGTGATTAATAAAGCCGATACCTTGAAAGATAAAGGCAGCGTTTTGCCACTAATGGAGACCTTTAACGACAGTTTTGATTTTGCCGATATCGTCCCTGTTTCTGCATTAAAAAATCAAAACTTAGATCGTCTACAAGAAGTGATAGCATCACATTTGCCAGTGGCTGCACCAATTTATGATACAGAACAAATCACCGATCGCTCAGAGCGTTTTTTAGCCAGTGAAATCATTCGTGAAAAGATCATGCGTAGTGCCGGTGATGAAGTACCCTATGATTTAACCGTACAAATTGATGGTTTTAAAGATGAAGCGGCACATACTGATCCAAAAACCGGTCGTCCACGTAAAGCTTGTACCTTTATCGATGCCACTATTTATGTTGAGCGTAGTGGTCAAAAAGCGATTGTTATTGGTGATAAAGGTCAACGTATCAAGCAAGTGGGTATGGATGCGCGTAAAGATATGGAACAGCTGTTTGATAAAAAAATCATGTTAACGTTGTGGGTGAAAGTTAAGCGTGGCTGGTCTGATGACGAACGAGCTTTGACCAGTTTAGGATATTAATAGCAACGCTCTTTTATTTTGGACTGATTGTAGCTGGAGTAATAATCCATGCGTAATGAAGCGTTAATCGGTTATTTATTACACCAGCGCCCTTATCAAGAAAAGCGCGCCTTATATTATTTATTTTCTCAGCAGCATGGGGTGATACATGGTATTGGCAAAAAAGGCGCGCCACTATTTATGCCCTTACAACTCTTTGCTACGGGCAAACGTGATCTCAAAACCTTTAGTCAAATCAATATTGCCTCTTTTATTTCAGCTCATCAATCAGCTCCACAAAATGATGATGCAGCAAATGCAGAAACACGGTATCAAGAAAGCATCACAGGTCAGCATCAATATGCAGCCTTGTATCTCAATGAGATATTATGGCGATTATTGCCTACTGAAGATCCTATGCCAATATTATGGCAGCATTATCAAGATAGCCTATACAAGCTCAAAAAACCTCTAAGCGCTGACGAGCTACGTTTGTGTCTGCGCCATTTTGAGAGCTATCTATTTAATGAGTTGGGATTTTCACTGACTTTGAATCAAGACAGTCTCGAAAATCCTATCGATTCTGCACAGGTTTATCGATTCTTACCTGATGTCGGTTTAATGCCTATTGTGCATCATGAAGACAGCGAAAGTTTGGTTAGGCATACTGTCTTTAATGGAAGTGAGGTATTGATGATGCTTGAGCAAGGTTTATCTGTTAATACGCTAAACATGTGGTCGCGTTTGCATCGGCAATTGATTGATCACTTGCTTGATTATCAGCCGCTACAAAGTCGTTTGCTTTGGCAGCAGCAACAGCGTTATCAATTATAAAGCGTTTCGAATGATAGCGTATGGTCACACACTACTTATCATAAATACGTTACAGGCTATTTTTAGTAAATGATCTAACTATTAATAAAAGGATTTTTTATGACGGCTACAGCGCAGATTTTGCCGAATACATTAGAGCAAAATTCAGATAATATATCAAAAAAACCACTCTTAGGTGTCAACGTTGACCATGTGGCAACCTTACGTCAAGCACGCGGTGTGAGCTATCCAAGCCCACTAGCTGCAGCCCTTTTGTGTGAGAAAGCAGGTGCTGATGGTATCACCATTCATTTGCGTGAAGATCGCCGTCATATTCAAGATGCCGATGTGTATGAGATGGCAGGGCAGCTGACCACTAGAATGAATCTAGAGATGGCAGCAACGACTGAGATGCTAGAGATAGCCTGCCGAGTCAAACCATATTGGGTATGTTTAGTGCCAGAAAAGCGTGCTGAATTAACCACAGAGGGCGGGCTTGATGTAGCAGGACAGCTGGATTTGTTGAAAGATTATGTCGCTAAATTACAGGCAGCAGGTATTAAAGTCTCTCTATTTATTGATCCCGAAGACAAGCAGATTAATGCAGCAGTCACTTGTGGCGCTGATGCTATTGAATTACATACAGGTTCTTACGCTGAGGCAGGTTTGGCAGGTGATATAGAGAAAGGAAGTGTAGAGCTTGAACGTATTAAAACTGCAGTGATTACCGCCAAACGAATTGATAGTAAGCTGTTGGTCAATGCTGGTCACGGTCTTACACATGATAATGTTAATGCGATTGCCCAAATTGACGGTATATATGAGCTAAATATTGGTCATGCCTTGATAGCGGATGCGCTATTTGTGGGGATAGAGCAGGCTGTTATTATGATGAAAATAGCTATGCATCGCTAGTTACGATAGTTAATGCTTAGCATGTATGGCTATTTTATTAAGTGCCACATCCAGTCGGATGATCTTCATGGGGCTTATAAGTAATGCGACCGACTTGGCTAAATGAGATTTGATACATGGTGTGATTGTAGGTTGAGGTTGGACAGTATTTAATATGTCCGAAATGCCCACGAGGACTGCCACTATCGCCCCAAAACTTAGTGTAATGGCGGTTATTACCGACCCTCAAATATAAAGTACTGTATTTCGGGTTTAGCGCTTGATCTTCTAACAAATCATCAATACCAACATCATAATTGTTATTATTATTTTTATCCGAGAATAATAATAACTGTTTAAAGCTGTCTCTATGGCAAAGACCACCACCATTAGATAAGCAAACCAGTAAATTTTGTCTTCTAATGTAACTCTCGGCTTTTGCCATAGTTAAGGTAGTGTCTATTTGACCTGCAATACGTTTGGCTTCCATACGAGCTAATTGGGTTAAGATATAGGGTGTGGCAATCATTGCTATGATTGCCAAAATGGCAACCGTTATGATTAATTCTACTAAATTAAATCCGTGCTCATTATGGCGTCTACAATCTTTTGAGCATATTAAAAGTGTTCTATATGATATGGTCATAATGGACTGCTACCTGTATGAGAGGGATAGCTAAGATAGTTTTAAGTATTGATTATGAGGATGATCCTAGCAATTTATATGTTTAATGACTCAATGACTTCTATCAGTTTATTCTTATAATTCATGACGTAAAGCGCGAAAGAAAGATCTTACAGATAATAGTGAAATATTGTTTATTGATATATGTTCAATATAAACCAAATATATATCTACTGTCAAAGAATGTTTCATTTCGTGAATAGCGGCTTTTAACAATAGAGAAAATTAACTACTTGTATTAAAATGAATTGTAACAATAGGTAGGAATCGTTTCATCATCTATTGCGACCTAACATACAAAAGATAAAGAGTGTAACGTGTGTTAGCTCTCAGTAAGTTAAGCGGGCTAATGTGTTTTAGTTATGACATTATCGTGTAATAATGTGTAGCTGGTTTACGAAAAAAGTTGTAAACTGAATTGATAATAGCTAAGCTACATCTTAATTGGTTTTGCTTTGTAATTTTAAGTTCGTACGTTCGTAAATGATGTTTGTTTTTGAGCAATAGTTTTGCTTAATGCACTACTAAAATTATTCTTTGGAGAAAGTTTCATGAAATTAAATAAAATTGCTTTGGCTTTGTTTGCCATCACCGCAGCCCCACTAGCAGCTAATGCTGGCGTAACTATCAGCCCATTACTACTTGGTTATCACTACAGCGAAGGCGCTGATGATGAGCAAGTTGAAACTACGAGCCCTGCTGGTGTTGGCGATAGTGGTTTCTATAAAGAAAATGGATTATATACTGGTGCCGCACTAGGTATCGAATTGACTCCTTCTACCCAGTTTCAAGTAGAGTATGGTGTATCAAATACTGATGGTGTAGATCCAGCATCAACTGACAGCTTCGATGCTGAACAAGAAATGATCTCTGGTAACTTCTTGATTGGTACTGAGCAATTCACTGGTTACACTGATAATAAGCTTAAGCCATATGTATTGGTTGGTGCTGGCCAATCTAAAATTAAGATTGAAAATGCAGCGGGTACTGAAGTTGCCGAAACTAAAGATACTATCGGTAACCTAGGTCTAGGTGCTATGTATCGTATCAATGATGCGCTAAGCCTACGTGGTGAAGCTCGTGCGATTCATAACTTTGATAACAACTGGTGGGAAGGCATGGCTTTGGCCGGCCTAGAAGTAGTCCTTGGTGGTCACTTAGCACCTGCAGTAGCAGTTCCACCAATGCAAGAGCCTGACGTTCAGACTCCACCAATCGTTATTGTAGAATCTGATCTTGATTCAGACGGCGATGGCGTACTTGATAGCATCGATGCTTGCCCAGGCACTCCAATGAATGTGGTTGTAGATGCGCGCGGTTGCCCAGTACCAGTAGATATTACTGATGAGCTAAAAATGGAACTACGTGTATTCTTTGATAACGACAAGTCAGCTATCAAAACTCAGTACAAACCTGAAATCGCTAAAGTAGCAGAGAAGATGCGTGAGTATCCTAACTCTACTGCTCGTGTTGAAGGTCATGCTTCTAAAACTGGTCCATCAGCACGTTATAACCAACGTCTGTCTGAAGCCCGTGCTGTTGCTGTGAAATCTATGTTGACTAACGAATTTGGTATTGCACCAAACCGTCTATCAACCGTTGGTTATGGTTATGACCAACCAATCGCTGACAACAACACTGAAGAAGGTCGTGCTATGAACCGTCGCGTTTATGCCATCATCACTGGTGACAAAACGATGACTGTTGAACAAACTAAAGATATGGTTGTTCAATAAGTAATAGCTAATAATTATGTAATAAGCTAATTAGTTACAAAAAAAGCCACCCATTGGGTGGCTTTTTTTTATTGATGTATCGAGAAAAGTAAGTAATTACATAAATTTATGATGCAATAATGTTATACTAGCCACCCAAACACTTTGTAAATTGACAAGGTGTACATTAGCATAGCTATCTGTACGATGGATTCATCACCATAAGTCTATGTTTTACTTCTATTAATTATCTAGCTGTACCTATTGTATGGTTATTTAATCATAACGTAATCCTACTTATCTGGTTAATGGCAAAAGTTTATCCAGCGGTGCTTACTGCTACTGCATTTTTTTAAGACGAAACGAGCATTTTATATGGCGAACGATATCAAACACCTGCGTAACATTGCAATTATTGCCCACGTTGACCACGGTAAAACTACTTTGGTTGATAAGCTATTACATCAGTCTGGTACTTTTGGTGACCGTGCCAACATTGCTGAGCGTGCAATGGATTCAGGTGATATTGAGCAAGAACGTGGTATTACTATTCTGGCTAAAAATACAGCCATTCGTTGGACAGATAACACTGACGGTACAGAATACCGTATCAACATTGTTGATACCCCAGGTCACGCCGACTTTGGTGGTGAAGTTGAACGTGTAATGTCTATGGTTGACTGCGTACTTCTAGTCGTTGATGCGGTTGATGGTCCAATGCCTCAGACCCGTTTTGTGACTCAAAAAGCGTTCGAGCAAGGTCTAAAACCTATCGTTGTCATCAATAAAATTGACCGTCCTGGCTCACGTCCTGATTGGGTAATGGATCAAATCTTTGATTTGTTTGATAACCTTGGTGCGACTGATGAGCAGTTAGATTTCCCAGTGGTATATGCCTCAGCATTGAATGGTATTGCTGGTCTAGAAGCTGATAACTTAGCTGATGACATGACGCCACTTTTCAAAACTATTGTTGATGTGGTTCAGCCTCCTCAAGTGGATGCTGAAGCACCTTTCCGTATGCAAATCTCAAGCCTTGATTACAACAGCTTCGTTGGTGTTATCGGTATTGGTCGTATTCAGCGCGGTAAAGTAAAAACCAATACACAAGTGACTGTCATTGATAAAAATGGCAATACTCGTAATGGCCGTATTTTGAAAATTATGGGTTATCATGGTCTTGATCGTATTGATGTAGAAGATGCGCAAGCAGGCGATATCGTTTGTATTACTGGTATTGATGCACTAAATATCTCTGATACGATTTGTGATCCTAGCACTGTCGAAGCATTAAAGCCTTTGACGGTTGATGAACCTACTGTTTCAATGAACTTCCAAGTAAATAACTCACCTTTTGCTGGTCGTGACGGCAAATTTGTGACCTCGCGTAACATTCGTGAACGTCTTGAGCGTGAATTGATTCATAACGTCGCATTACGTGTAGAAGATACAGAGTCTCCTGATAAATTCAAAGTATCAGGTCGCGGTGAGCTTCATCTATCTGTACTTATCGAAAACATGCGCCGTGAAGGTTTTGAGATGGGTGTTTCAGGCCCAGAAGTTATTGTTAAAGAAGTTGATGGTAAGCTACAAGAGCCGTATGAAAACGTGGTCTTCGATATTGAAGATGAGCATCAAGGTTCTATCATGGAGCAGATTGGCTTGCGTAAAGGCGAGATGACCAATATGGAACTTGATGGTAAAGGTCGTATGCGTATTGAAGCGACTATGCCTGCCCGTGGTTTGATTGGTTTCCGCTCTGAGTTCTTAACCTTGACTTCAGGTTCAGGGATCATGACGTCAAGCTTCTCACATTACGGTCCACAAAAGATTGGTGATGTTGGTGGTCGCTCGAATGGTGTGTTGGTTTCTATGGCGAAGGGTGTTTGCCTAGGTTTTGCTCTATTTAACCTACAAAAACGCGGTAAATTATTCGCTGAGCCACAGCTTGAAGTTTACGAAGGTATGATCGTTGGTCTTAACTCACGTAACGATGACATGGCCGTTAACCCGACGACTGCTAAGCAG
This window of the Psychrobacter arcticus 273-4 genome carries:
- the lepB gene encoding signal peptidase I; its protein translation is MDFDFNLILVPLTIGLGLIWLLDKLTLKQRKTRGRGKESWLVRWAYDFFPVLAVVLIVRSFLIEPFNIPSSSMVPTLYTGDFIAVNKYAYGVRLPLTYNKVIDTGAPEHGDVAVFRYPENPSIYYIKRVIGLPGDTVSYNQGTLAINDVPVATQAMDFDANAELTSQLYSAGQVAPGQMLTEENAAAMGQQEEGDAQYFKETQGKHEYVVRYLNGMNSSQYAPFLQQQSPEVVSSEGNEWRINVPEGQYFVMGDNRDRSADGRFWGFVPDDNLAGKAVYIWMHKPPGLQLPTFKRNGAID
- a CDS encoding DUF4845 domain-containing protein produces the protein MVQQLSGLSTQRGASVTSIVFIIIALGVAAKLIVAIVPAQIADYQLTKTLGAQLQESNSKKETAKQFVVRVDKQLSINADYDTKAEEIFTFKDKKTGQLAIYKKYEKTHTLFGNIDIVNRFEGDIDPTIAD
- the rnc gene encoding ribonuclease III, whose amino-acid sequence is MKPTSQYPQAVPNPPKNSLSDDTLVISSEFIQRLAVLTRKLGYVFNDLSLAKLALTHRSFDSKKNYERLEFLGDALLGMIVGEALYHRYPTQNEGRLTRMRATLVRQESLVIIAQNLELSNQLILGVGERKGGGRNRASILADAVESLIGAIYLDSQDMNITRECVLSWYGDLIDNVNDQKALKDAKSRLQEWLQSKQFDLPHYELMETRGNAPHQLFVVRCQVNIINCPDITESGESRRIAEQKAAELMINQLHKLPGVPKKRR
- the era gene encoding GTPase Era encodes the protein MTENTDLNVSQNNVVKDSVVENDTVDNDSAIEAFFSPDNSKLAVEGFKTGYVAIVGRPNVGKSTLMNHLLGQKLSITSRKPQTTRHRIHGILSNDEMQAVFVDTPGIHRNEVRAINERMNKAAVSALVDVDLVLFVVDSDQWRDDDLLVLQKLGDTNLNVVLVINKADTLKDKGSVLPLMETFNDSFDFADIVPVSALKNQNLDRLQEVIASHLPVAAPIYDTEQITDRSERFLASEIIREKIMRSAGDEVPYDLTVQIDGFKDEAAHTDPKTGRPRKACTFIDATIYVERSGQKAIVIGDKGQRIKQVGMDARKDMEQLFDKKIMLTLWVKVKRGWSDDERALTSLGY
- a CDS encoding DNA repair protein RecO, coding for MRNEALIGYLLHQRPYQEKRALYYLFSQQHGVIHGIGKKGAPLFMPLQLFATGKRDLKTFSQINIASFISAHQSAPQNDDAANAETRYQESITGQHQYAALYLNEILWRLLPTEDPMPILWQHYQDSLYKLKKPLSADELRLCLRHFESYLFNELGFSLTLNQDSLENPIDSAQVYRFLPDVGLMPIVHHEDSESLVRHTVFNGSEVLMMLEQGLSVNTLNMWSRLHRQLIDHLLDYQPLQSRLLWQQQQRYQL
- a CDS encoding pyridoxine 5'-phosphate synthase; this encodes MTATAQILPNTLEQNSDNISKKPLLGVNVDHVATLRQARGVSYPSPLAAALLCEKAGADGITIHLREDRRHIQDADVYEMAGQLTTRMNLEMAATTEMLEIACRVKPYWVCLVPEKRAELTTEGGLDVAGQLDLLKDYVAKLQAAGIKVSLFIDPEDKQINAAVTCGADAIELHTGSYAEAGLAGDIEKGSVELERIKTAVITAKRIDSKLLVNAGHGLTHDNVNAIAQIDGIYELNIGHALIADALFVGIEQAVIMMKIAMHR
- a CDS encoding prepilin-type N-terminal cleavage/methylation domain-containing protein; translation: MTISYRTLLICSKDCRRHNEHGFNLVELIITVAILAIIAMIATPYILTQLARMEAKRIAGQIDTTLTMAKAESYIRRQNLLVCLSNGGGLCHRDSFKQLLLFSDKNNNNNYDVGIDDLLEDQALNPKYSTLYLRVGNNRHYTKFWGDSGSPRGHFGHIKYCPTSTYNHTMYQISFSQVGRITYKPHEDHPTGCGT
- a CDS encoding OmpA family protein; protein product: MKLNKIALALFAITAAPLAANAGVTISPLLLGYHYSEGADDEQVETTSPAGVGDSGFYKENGLYTGAALGIELTPSTQFQVEYGVSNTDGVDPASTDSFDAEQEMISGNFLIGTEQFTGYTDNKLKPYVLVGAGQSKIKIENAAGTEVAETKDTIGNLGLGAMYRINDALSLRGEARAIHNFDNNWWEGMALAGLEVVLGGHLAPAVAVPPMQEPDVQTPPIVIVESDLDSDGDGVLDSIDACPGTPMNVVVDARGCPVPVDITDELKMELRVFFDNDKSAIKTQYKPEIAKVAEKMREYPNSTARVEGHASKTGPSARYNQRLSEARAVAVKSMLTNEFGIAPNRLSTVGYGYDQPIADNNTEEGRAMNRRVYAIITGDKTMTVEQTKDMVVQ
- the typA gene encoding translational GTPase TypA, yielding MANDIKHLRNIAIIAHVDHGKTTLVDKLLHQSGTFGDRANIAERAMDSGDIEQERGITILAKNTAIRWTDNTDGTEYRINIVDTPGHADFGGEVERVMSMVDCVLLVVDAVDGPMPQTRFVTQKAFEQGLKPIVVINKIDRPGSRPDWVMDQIFDLFDNLGATDEQLDFPVVYASALNGIAGLEADNLADDMTPLFKTIVDVVQPPQVDAEAPFRMQISSLDYNSFVGVIGIGRIQRGKVKTNTQVTVIDKNGNTRNGRILKIMGYHGLDRIDVEDAQAGDIVCITGIDALNISDTICDPSTVEALKPLTVDEPTVSMNFQVNNSPFAGRDGKFVTSRNIRERLERELIHNVALRVEDTESPDKFKVSGRGELHLSVLIENMRREGFEMGVSGPEVIVKEVDGKLQEPYENVVFDIEDEHQGSIMEQIGLRKGEMTNMELDGKGRMRIEATMPARGLIGFRSEFLTLTSGSGIMTSSFSHYGPQKIGDVGGRSNGVLVSMAKGVCLGFALFNLQKRGKLFAEPQLEVYEGMIVGLNSRNDDMAVNPTTAKQLTNVRASGTDEALTLTPAVKFTLEQALEFIQDDELVEVTPKAIRLRKRYLTESERKRYGRKKGA